Proteins co-encoded in one Schaalia radingae genomic window:
- a CDS encoding prephenate dehydratase, with protein sequence MTRGMTVAIQGEAGSNSEVGALQLFPDATIAPCETFTAAFDAVHDQAADVAVIPVENSSAGRVADPHQLLPNSGLYITRELFLPIHFDLVAPQGATLESIRSVRSHVHAFGQCTKLFANWKWTRHISADTAGAAREVAMMGNRSVAALAPSGIADKFDLAVLQSHVEDNDNNATRFLVLSPKPEVSQTRPAITTVLFRTKNVPAALYKCLGGFATNSVNMTKLESYQLGGSFCATQFYVDLDGHMEDPNVKRALDELHFYVADMKVMGCYPADPYREELA encoded by the coding sequence ATGACACGCGGGATGACAGTTGCGATACAGGGAGAGGCCGGATCGAATTCCGAAGTGGGTGCTCTCCAACTCTTTCCGGACGCAACGATTGCGCCCTGCGAGACGTTTACCGCCGCTTTCGATGCGGTGCACGACCAGGCAGCTGATGTAGCAGTAATACCGGTGGAAAACTCCTCGGCCGGTCGCGTCGCAGACCCGCACCAGCTGCTGCCCAACTCTGGCCTGTACATCACCCGTGAACTGTTTCTGCCGATCCACTTCGATCTGGTGGCACCCCAGGGTGCGACACTGGAGTCGATCCGCTCCGTGCGCTCCCACGTCCACGCATTCGGCCAGTGTACGAAACTGTTTGCCAACTGGAAGTGGACGCGCCACATCAGTGCCGATACGGCAGGGGCTGCGCGTGAAGTTGCGATGATGGGGAACCGATCCGTAGCGGCATTGGCTCCCTCCGGAATTGCAGACAAATTCGATCTGGCGGTGCTGCAAAGCCATGTCGAAGACAACGACAACAACGCGACGCGATTCCTTGTCCTGTCGCCCAAGCCAGAGGTGAGCCAGACACGGCCAGCCATCACAACGGTTCTGTTTCGCACCAAGAACGTGCCTGCCGCGCTGTACAAATGCCTGGGCGGATTCGCGACGAACTCGGTGAACATGACAAAGCTGGAAAGCTACCAGCTGGGGGGCTCTTTCTGCGCCACGCAGTTTTATGTCGACCTTGATGGGCACATGGAGGATCCAAACGTCAAGCGTGCCCTCGATGAACTGCACTTCTACGTCGCGGACATGAAAGTCATGGGCTGCTACCCGGCGGACCCCTACCGCGAGGAACTGGCGTAG
- a CDS encoding SDR family NAD(P)-dependent oxidoreductase, with translation MSVAPIVRGVFLRALGRPVLVSRSGKEATITLPADEDSLIQMNDSEVNELLGGVNLPVTVRCGEDIFEVTETGKRGEREISGRIAVVTGGAQGFGAEIARGLIDQGCFVFIADLNEEGARAKAEELGEHAWPITVDVSNEESVAAMAEEIERVAGGLDLVVSNAGIVRAGSVLTQDPSAFRLSTNINYIAFFLVTQACGNLLARQHKAAPQWLTDIIQVNSKSGLEGSNKNAAYAGSKFGGLGLVQSFALELVAHGIKVNAVCPGNFLDGPLWSDPDRGLFVQYLNSGKVPGAKTVADVKEYYEAKVPMHRGAQGIDVLRAIYYIVEQAYETGQAVPVTGGQVMMN, from the coding sequence ATGAGCGTTGCACCTATCGTGCGCGGAGTGTTTCTGCGCGCACTAGGTCGACCGGTTCTGGTCAGCCGCAGCGGCAAGGAAGCAACGATCACGCTGCCTGCAGACGAAGACAGCCTGATCCAGATGAATGACTCGGAGGTGAACGAGCTTCTGGGCGGCGTGAACCTACCGGTCACCGTCAGATGCGGAGAGGACATCTTCGAGGTCACCGAAACAGGTAAACGCGGTGAACGCGAGATCTCCGGCAGGATTGCCGTCGTAACGGGCGGCGCGCAGGGCTTCGGTGCTGAAATCGCACGCGGTCTGATCGACCAGGGCTGCTTCGTTTTCATTGCTGACCTCAACGAAGAAGGCGCCCGCGCCAAGGCCGAAGAACTCGGCGAACACGCATGGCCGATCACGGTAGACGTGTCCAACGAGGAATCAGTGGCAGCGATGGCTGAGGAAATTGAGCGCGTGGCCGGCGGGCTTGACCTGGTGGTCTCCAACGCCGGAATCGTGCGCGCAGGAAGCGTCCTGACGCAGGACCCGTCCGCATTCCGCCTGTCCACGAACATCAACTACATTGCGTTCTTCCTGGTCACTCAGGCGTGCGGCAATCTTCTGGCCCGCCAGCACAAGGCTGCACCCCAGTGGCTGACTGACATCATCCAGGTCAACTCCAAGTCCGGCCTGGAAGGATCCAACAAGAACGCCGCCTATGCCGGGTCGAAGTTCGGTGGCCTCGGACTGGTGCAGTCCTTCGCCCTCGAACTGGTCGCCCACGGCATCAAAGTCAACGCTGTGTGCCCGGGCAACTTCCTCGACGGACCACTGTGGTCAGACCCTGATCGCGGACTGTTCGTCCAGTACCTCAACTCAGGGAAGGTGCCAGGCGCGAAGACCGTTGCCGATGTGAAGGAATACTACGAAGCGAAGGTGCCGATGCACCGCGGCGCACAGGGCATCGACGTTTTGCGCGCCATCTACTACATCGTTGAGCAAGCCTATGAAACTGGCCAGGCGGTGCCCGTCACCGGCGGTCAGGTCATGATGAATTAA
- a CDS encoding zinc-binding dehydrogenase, with protein MSTQTTTAVRIHGVEDLRLETFDLPEIGEDEILAEVTSDSICMSTNKLAHQGEAHKRVRGSLAETPTMVGHEFCGTIKKVGSKWADQFTPGMKFAIQPALNYKGTLWAPGYSYQYIGGDATYVVIPSEVMESNCLFEYKEDSFFTGSLTEPYSCVIGAFKAQYHMKPNDYTHYMGIREGGTLAMLASVGPMGLAGLDVALHQERKPRRIVVTDIAQDRLDRAAALLTVEDAKKNGIELHYVNTGDMEDPVAELTKINEGELFDDVFVFAPVRPVVELGSKLLAREGCMNFFAGPPRNDFEATINFYDIHYSGHHYVATTGGTYEDVADAIDMFESGKLNPAVLVTHIGGLNVVEETTLNLPNIPGGKKLIYTHKRLDLVAIDDFAERGKTDPFYAELDRLCKANNGLWNKQAEEYLLEHAPSIDE; from the coding sequence ATGTCCACTCAGACAACAACTGCAGTGCGTATCCACGGAGTGGAGGACCTCCGCCTGGAAACGTTCGACCTGCCTGAAATCGGTGAGGACGAAATCCTCGCTGAAGTCACGTCAGACTCGATCTGCATGTCCACCAACAAGCTCGCACACCAGGGCGAGGCGCACAAACGCGTGCGCGGATCGCTGGCGGAAACCCCGACAATGGTCGGGCACGAATTTTGCGGAACGATCAAGAAGGTCGGCTCCAAGTGGGCTGACCAGTTCACACCCGGCATGAAGTTCGCCATCCAGCCCGCCCTGAACTACAAGGGAACACTGTGGGCACCGGGATACTCCTACCAGTACATCGGCGGCGACGCGACCTACGTCGTGATCCCCAGTGAGGTCATGGAGTCCAACTGCCTGTTCGAATACAAGGAAGACAGCTTCTTCACCGGCTCCCTGACCGAGCCGTACTCGTGCGTCATCGGCGCATTCAAGGCGCAGTACCACATGAAGCCGAACGACTACACGCACTACATGGGTATTCGCGAGGGCGGCACACTGGCCATGCTCGCATCCGTCGGCCCGATGGGACTGGCCGGCCTGGACGTGGCACTGCATCAGGAGCGCAAGCCGCGCCGTATCGTCGTCACCGACATTGCACAGGATCGCCTCGATCGTGCAGCCGCGCTGCTGACCGTTGAAGATGCGAAGAAGAACGGCATCGAGCTTCACTACGTCAACACCGGCGACATGGAGGATCCGGTCGCGGAGCTGACAAAGATCAACGAGGGCGAACTGTTTGATGACGTCTTCGTGTTCGCTCCGGTGCGTCCGGTCGTGGAGCTCGGCTCGAAGCTGCTGGCTCGCGAAGGCTGCATGAACTTCTTCGCCGGCCCGCCGCGTAACGATTTTGAGGCGACGATCAACTTCTACGATATCCACTACTCAGGTCACCACTACGTGGCCACAACCGGTGGCACGTACGAGGACGTCGCTGATGCGATCGATATGTTTGAATCAGGCAAGCTGAACCCGGCTGTCCTGGTCACCCACATCGGTGGTCTGAACGTGGTCGAGGAAACGACGCTGAATCTGCCGAACATTCCCGGTGGCAAGAAGCTGATCTACACCCACAAGAGGCTGGATCTGGTCGCAATTGACGACTTCGCTGAGCGCGGTAAGACGGATCCGTTCTATGCGGAGCTGGATCGCCTGTGCAAGGCGAACAACGGTCTGTGGAACAAGCAGGCTGAAGAATACCTCCTGGAGCACGCGCCGTCGATTGACGAGTAG